From the genome of Oncorhynchus tshawytscha isolate Ot180627B linkage group LG31, Otsh_v2.0, whole genome shotgun sequence, one region includes:
- the LOC112229573 gene encoding uncharacterized protein LOC112229573, whose translation MDGIVVEVLGVPNILASDRMVDKLTIHFLRPRNGGGEVQRVLFPSDSPGQAFVIFEEPEVAAHVSRLTHVLEVDQQQFCLKVRIVDRPEVDMPVKATLDVRMFPNDREVRRLLDIHGFKVNELQHGQLRVQGSFLKLRAMKAQLQQLLHQDNQPQYNPSPPSLSGHASGTYKASTRMHQTNGTAMHAGNMSPMYAGSRSPISVNGEQFAHVLQSSSPTNYSRDSGSPCSLSSPQSDNLSPSLLAPGYAANVTHRRNPSPSRSRSVVSFLMDADVLRYAQCVRKKDIDTILGSNNIQMNVQPSECSDISSVSLEGKNPKTAMEKLQDYLTTLNTTLRTQEIPLGTIDHNGQVRISKLIQRFNSVYPTVLVNQVGDILRLVGPSRDSYDMMQILLGKPLEVPPAGRTGRALDRGSRDRRSSSLSSLPKRKDAPIPWDPAPVSAAVPDYSPSKYQGDSGHGRTVQRAGSPVPYTSTPSHRGRSHSDSQEKVKEQRVTQRDFSRQERVDDVVGPSAGAQMPVMKNKSLLPKIPTNKAGWKDVLLGKIKKRP comes from the exons ATGGATGGTATAGTCGTGGAGGTTCTTGGCGTCCCCAATATCCTTGCCTCTGATAGAATGGTTGACAAGCTCACTATACACTTCCTGCGACCACGGAACGGgggaggagaggtgcagagagtgCTGTTTCCATCTGATAGCCCGGGACAGGCCTTTGTCATATTTGAGGAACCAGAAG TGGCTGCCCATGTCTCGCGGTTGACCCATGTGTTGGAGGTGGACCAACAACAATTTTGTCTCAAAGTCAGAATAGTTGACAGGCCTGAG GTGGACATGCCAGTCAAGGCAACTCTGGATGTGAGAATGTTCCCCAATGACAGAGAGGTGCGGCGACTCCTAGACATCCATGGCTTTAAGGTGAACGAGCTTCAACATGGTCAGCTGCGTGTCCAGGGCTCCTTTCTGAAGCTCAGAGCAATGAAGGCCCAACTGCAGCAGCTCCTACACCAAGACAACCAGCCCCAATACAACCCTTCCCCACCTAGCCTCAGTGGCCATGCCTCTGGGACCTACAAAGCCTCCACCAGGATGCACCAGACCAATGGCACTGCAATGCATGCTGGGAACATGAGTCCTATGTATGCTGGGAGCAGGAGTCCTATTTCAGTCAATGGAGAGCAGTTTGCACATGTCCTGCAGTCTTCTTCCCCGACCAACTATTCACGGGACTCAGGGTCACCTTGTAGCCTCTCCAGCCCCCAGAGTGACAACCTATCTCCCAGTCTTCTGGCACCAGGGTATGCGGCCAATGTGACCCACAGGAGGAACCCATCTCCCAGCAGGTCTCGCAGTGTGGTCTCCTTCCTAATGGACGCAGATGTGCTCCGATATGCCCAGTGCGTCAGGAAAAAAGACATTGATACAATTCTTGGAAGCAACAACATTCAAATGAATGTGCAGCCTAGTGAATGTTCCGATATCAGTTCTGTTAGCCTCGAGGGGAAGAACCCAAAGACTGCTATGGAAAAGCTGCAAGACTATCTCACTACACTCAACACAACACTACGCACCCAAGAAATCCCACTGGGAACAATCGATCACAACGGGCAGGTTAGAATTAGTAAACTGATTCAGAGGTTTAATAGTGTTTATCCTACTGTCCTCGTCAATCAGGTCGGAGATATTCTCCGCCTTGTAGGGCCTTCCAGGGACAGTTATGACATGATGCAGATTCTCTTGGGAAAACCCCTAGAAGTTCCACCAGCCGGGCGAACAGGGAGGGCACTGGACAGGGGCTCAAGGGACAGGAGAAGCAGTTCTCTATCGAGTCTGCCCAAAAGGAAGGATGCCCCCATCCCATGGGACCCTGCCCCTGTGTCTGCTGCTGTACCAGATTACTCCCCCTCAAAGTACCAGGGTGACTCTGGGCATGGAAGGACTGTACAGAGGGCTGGAAGCCCAGTACCCTATACATCCACCCCCAGTCACAGGGGAAGAAGTCACTCTGATTCACAGGAGAAAGTAAAGGAGCAGAGAGTAACACAGAGGGACTTCTCCAGGCAAGAAAGGGTGGATGATGTGGTAGGGCCCTCTGCTGGAGCTCAGATGCCAGTGATGAAAAATAAGTCATTACTTCCCAAAATTCCTACAAACAAAGCAGGTTGGAAGGATGTGCTATTAGGGAAAATAAAGAAAAGGCCATAA